From Streptomyces asiaticus, one genomic window encodes:
- a CDS encoding family 2 encapsulin nanocompartment cargo protein terpene cyclase, with protein MPAPEPSPPQSRLPAAASRSGANADVARILRGPSGLGTAGLRLARREEPPTPPAPPTPSAAVPAEGNPIPGLYHHPVPEPDPGRVEEVSRRIKAWALDEVDLYPEEWEEQFDGFSVGRYMVACHPDAPTVDHLMLATRLMVAENAVDDCYCEDHGGSPIGLGGRLLLAHTALDALHTTREYQPRWAESLHSDAPRRAYRSAMEYFVQASSPSQADRFRHDMARLHMGYLAEAAWAQTDHVPEVWEYLAMRQFNNFRPCPTITDSVGGYELPADLHAQPAMQRVIALAGNATTIVNDLYSYTKELAGPGRHLNLPVVIAEREGLSDRDAYLKAVEVHNDLMHDFEAEAAAVAVAFPVPTAQRFLRGVAAWVDGNHYWHQTNTFRYSLPDFW; from the coding sequence ATGCCCGCCCCTGAGCCTTCCCCTCCGCAATCGCGCCTGCCTGCGGCCGCTTCCCGCTCCGGGGCGAACGCCGACGTCGCACGGATCCTGCGTGGTCCGAGCGGCCTCGGCACGGCAGGTCTGCGCCTGGCCCGGCGCGAGGAGCCGCCGACGCCACCGGCGCCACCGACGCCGTCGGCGGCGGTTCCGGCGGAAGGCAACCCGATCCCGGGGCTCTATCACCACCCGGTGCCGGAGCCCGACCCCGGGCGGGTGGAGGAGGTCAGCCGCAGGATCAAGGCTTGGGCGCTGGACGAGGTCGACCTGTACCCCGAGGAGTGGGAGGAGCAGTTCGACGGCTTCTCCGTGGGGCGCTACATGGTCGCCTGCCATCCGGACGCCCCCACCGTCGACCATCTGATGCTCGCCACACGCCTGATGGTGGCGGAGAACGCGGTGGACGACTGCTACTGCGAGGACCACGGCGGCTCGCCCATCGGCCTCGGCGGACGCCTTCTGCTGGCGCACACCGCCCTGGACGCCCTGCACACGACGCGGGAGTACCAGCCGCGGTGGGCGGAGTCGCTCCACTCGGACGCGCCCCGGCGCGCCTACCGCTCCGCCATGGAGTACTTCGTCCAGGCGTCCAGCCCGTCCCAGGCCGACCGGTTCCGGCACGACATGGCCCGTCTGCACATGGGGTACCTCGCCGAGGCCGCCTGGGCGCAGACGGACCACGTCCCCGAGGTGTGGGAGTACCTGGCCATGCGCCAGTTCAACAACTTCCGCCCGTGCCCCACCATCACCGACAGCGTCGGCGGCTACGAACTACCGGCCGATCTGCACGCCCAGCCCGCCATGCAGCGGGTCATCGCGCTCGCCGGGAACGCCACCACCATCGTGAACGACCTGTACTCGTACACCAAGGAACTCGCCGGCCCAGGCCGGCATCTGAACCTGCCCGTGGTGATCGCCGAACGCGAGGGCCTCTCCGACCGCGACGCCTATCTGAAGGCGGTCGAAGTCCACAACGACCTCATGCACGACTTCGAGGCCGAAGCCGCGGCCGTGGCCGTCGCCTTTCCCGTCCCGACCGCGCAGCGCTTTCTCCGGGGCGTGGCCGCGTGGGTCGACGGCAACCACTACTGGCACCAGACCAATACCTTCCGCTACAGCCTGCCCGATTTCTGGTAA
- a CDS encoding purine-cytosine permease family protein, with product MSSEAQQGRRGTTVESNGVNPVPDAERRGKPRGLFAVWFAWNISILGISYGIFVFGLGLNVWQTIVAGTAGYLISATLVGILAVGGPRTGLPTLAQTRFAFGMKGNRIPAFFAYLSNMGWKVTIITLASTTGANLFAKLWSSAFADADGSSATSTIVLWFVLVLALTMTVSVLGHELIMKVEVWISWVTGIMTVAFLGFMVPEIEWAHLGDTPAGGPLVFIGGIIMAMTLVGLGFLNYGGDFARYLPRDTPARGVIGWTVTGLSLPVVILLAVGALLVGGDSKLGAATASDPIGALTALLPMWFFVPFSVVIVISLVSAAITGMYSSGLALMAVGVPLRRSVTTAINAIIIAAGAFYLLFISTSFLATFQSFLSLIAVMMGTMGGIQLIDFIRQRRMGWNTDMANPRGYGGRDGRWTAILSLVTGTVVGLGLVTSSDPNFAKITGFLLTEKGRTGVFGSSGLGIVIALVLGAALYAILTFGLRLDPKPDYSLVTAGDAQPEENTTGLPSPDPAVRHVADRTER from the coding sequence ATGAGCAGTGAGGCTCAGCAAGGTCGTAGAGGCACGACCGTCGAATCGAACGGCGTCAATCCCGTTCCCGATGCCGAACGGCGCGGAAAGCCGCGGGGCCTGTTCGCCGTGTGGTTCGCCTGGAACATCTCGATCCTCGGCATCAGCTACGGCATCTTCGTCTTCGGCCTCGGGCTGAACGTCTGGCAGACGATCGTCGCCGGGACCGCCGGCTACCTCATATCGGCCACCCTCGTCGGCATCCTCGCGGTCGGCGGACCCCGCACGGGACTGCCGACCCTCGCCCAGACGCGCTTCGCGTTCGGCATGAAGGGCAACAGGATCCCCGCGTTCTTCGCCTACCTGTCCAATATGGGCTGGAAGGTGACGATCATCACCCTTGCCTCGACCACCGGTGCGAACCTGTTCGCGAAGCTGTGGTCGTCGGCGTTCGCCGACGCGGACGGGTCGAGCGCCACCTCCACGATCGTGCTGTGGTTCGTGCTCGTGCTCGCCCTGACGATGACGGTCTCCGTCCTCGGCCACGAGCTCATCATGAAGGTCGAGGTCTGGATCTCCTGGGTGACCGGCATCATGACGGTCGCGTTCCTCGGATTCATGGTGCCCGAGATCGAATGGGCGCACCTCGGTGACACCCCCGCGGGCGGACCGCTGGTGTTCATCGGCGGCATCATCATGGCGATGACCCTCGTCGGCCTCGGCTTCCTCAACTACGGCGGGGACTTCGCCCGTTACCTCCCGCGCGACACCCCGGCGCGCGGCGTGATCGGCTGGACGGTCACCGGGCTCAGCCTGCCGGTCGTCATCCTCCTCGCCGTGGGCGCGCTGCTCGTCGGCGGGGATTCCAAGCTCGGTGCCGCCACCGCGTCCGACCCGATCGGGGCGCTCACCGCGCTCCTGCCGATGTGGTTCTTCGTTCCCTTCTCCGTCGTGATCGTCATCTCGCTCGTTTCGGCCGCCATCACCGGCATGTACAGCTCCGGCCTCGCGCTCATGGCCGTCGGCGTACCGCTGCGCCGCTCCGTGACGACCGCGATCAACGCGATCATCATCGCGGCGGGCGCCTTCTACCTGCTGTTCATCTCCACCTCGTTCCTCGCGACGTTCCAGTCCTTCCTGTCGCTCATCGCCGTGATGATGGGCACCATGGGCGGCATCCAGCTCATCGACTTCATCCGGCAGCGCCGCATGGGCTGGAACACCGACATGGCGAACCCGCGCGGCTACGGCGGCCGCGACGGGCGCTGGACCGCGATTCTCAGCCTGGTCACCGGAACCGTCGTCGGTCTCGGCCTCGTGACCAGCTCCGACCCGAACTTCGCGAAGATCACGGGCTTCCTCCTCACCGAGAAGGGCCGCACCGGCGTGTTCGGATCGAGCGGGCTCGGCATCGTCATCGCCCTGGTGCTCGGCGCCGCGCTCTACGCGATCCTCACGTTCGGGCTCCGGCTGGACCCGAAGCCCGACTACTCGCTCGTGACCGCGGGGGACGCCCAGCCCGAGGAGAACACCACCGGGCTCCCGAGTCCCGACCCGGCCGTCAGGCACGTGGCCGACCGCACCGAACGCTGA
- a CDS encoding LysR family transcriptional regulator, with amino-acid sequence MTSPVGFTLLQLRYFLVAAERGSMTEASGALHIAQSAVSAAIHNLERDLRVQLFIRRRGRGLTLTPAGERLQSHARELLARAREVEREARGDGETISGPVAVGCFVTLAPYYLPPLFSECTRRYPGIEIDVVEAETDQLVEALGAGRIDFALTYGLGLSAEPDLCGETIARAPAYVIVPADHPLARQGTVELAELSAEPLVLLDLPHSRDYFRSLVAATGTAPDVRYRTRSYETVRSLVARGLGYSVLNQRPATSQTYGGGEIAELELRDGSPPLEVKIASVKGMTQTARAQAVMGLLREVAAATIP; translated from the coding sequence ATGACGTCACCGGTGGGTTTCACCCTCCTGCAACTCCGCTACTTCCTCGTCGCCGCCGAACGCGGTTCGATGACGGAGGCGTCGGGGGCGCTCCACATCGCCCAGTCCGCCGTGTCCGCGGCCATCCACAACCTGGAGCGCGATCTGCGGGTGCAGCTGTTCATCCGCCGCAGGGGCCGGGGACTGACCCTGACGCCCGCGGGGGAGCGGCTTCAGAGCCACGCGCGGGAGCTGCTGGCCCGCGCGCGTGAGGTCGAGCGGGAGGCTCGGGGAGACGGTGAGACGATCTCCGGGCCGGTGGCCGTCGGCTGCTTCGTGACGCTGGCCCCGTACTATCTGCCGCCCCTGTTCAGCGAATGCACCCGCCGCTACCCGGGCATCGAGATCGACGTGGTGGAGGCGGAGACGGATCAGCTCGTCGAGGCCCTGGGCGCGGGGCGCATCGACTTCGCCCTCACCTACGGCCTCGGTCTGTCGGCCGAGCCGGACCTGTGCGGCGAGACGATCGCGCGGGCCCCGGCCTACGTCATCGTCCCCGCCGATCACCCCCTGGCCCGGCAGGGCACCGTGGAGCTGGCCGAACTGTCCGCGGAACCCCTCGTCCTGCTCGACCTGCCGCACAGCCGCGACTACTTCCGCTCGCTGGTGGCCGCCACCGGCACCGCGCCCGATGTCCGCTACCGCACCCGGAGCTATGAAACGGTGCGTTCCCTGGTGGCCCGGGGGCTCGGATACTCCGTGCTGAACCAGCGGCCGGCGACCAGCCAGACCTACGGCGGCGGCGAGATCGCGGAACTGGAGCTGCGGGACGGAAGCCCCCCGCTCGAAGTCAAGATCGCCTCGGTGAAGGGCATGACCCAGACCGCCCGCGCCCAGGCCGTGATGGGGCTGCTGCGGGAGGTGGCCGCCGCCACGATCCCGTGA
- a CDS encoding RidA family protein has product MMTSTSEGRRAKAAKAPIVAGGHTRIRPFNTRDTYPEQNLDNDLCQAVVAGNTVYVRGQIGQNLDTSESVGIGDAGAQAEQAMANIAMLLEEAGSRMEHLVKLTIYLVDPRYREAVYRTVGRWTKGVHPISTGLVVSALARPEWLCEIDAVAVLPEEVRA; this is encoded by the coding sequence ATGATGACCTCCACGAGCGAGGGCCGCCGGGCGAAGGCCGCCAAGGCCCCGATCGTCGCCGGCGGGCACACCCGGATCCGCCCGTTCAACACCCGCGACACCTATCCCGAGCAGAACCTCGACAACGACCTCTGTCAGGCCGTCGTCGCGGGAAACACCGTGTACGTCCGGGGCCAGATCGGCCAGAACCTCGACACCAGCGAGTCGGTGGGCATCGGCGACGCCGGGGCGCAGGCCGAACAGGCCATGGCGAACATCGCGATGCTGCTCGAAGAGGCGGGCAGCCGGATGGAGCACCTGGTCAAGCTGACCATCTATCTGGTCGACCCGCGCTACCGCGAGGCGGTGTACCGCACCGTGGGCCGCTGGACCAAGGGCGTCCACCCGATCTCCACCGGGCTGGTGGTGTCGGCCCTGGCGCGTCCGGAGTGGCTGTGCGAGATCGACGCCGTCGCCGTGCTCCCCGAGGAGGTGCGGGCATGA
- a CDS encoding MFS transporter, which yields MPTTHTDVTTTEVEVATDAVALRRSVAAGAVGVFVHWFDWAAYAYLAGTVATVFFPDENSTTGLLAVFGVFAVSFGIRPIGAMVFGPLGDRIGRKRTLSLVIFMMSGATLTIGLLPGYAAIGVGAPVLLVILRLIQGFAAGGEFGSAASFLAESSPRRHRGFGVSWLEVGSLLGFLAGSCLYLLLSTGLDEAQLTSWGWRVPFLISAPLGVIGFIIRNKIEDTPEYRTLEANDAVPRTPVRELLRHHKRQLLQAAGLMAAMHVPFYAVLTYLVTYETDHLGHSAGSAALLSTAISLLGLVLVPVFGLLSDRVGRKPVFVGATAALLVAATPAFLLMRTGLAGTWTAGLLLGVILAAILGTYAVWSAEIFPTRTRQSGLSIAYNLTAALFAGTVPYLMTVLISATGSTLLPGPYLMVFAAGGLVAALSLKETKGSALLRPEDVADAPSAPPERH from the coding sequence ATGCCCACCACTCACACCGACGTCACCACGACCGAGGTCGAGGTGGCCACCGACGCCGTCGCCCTGCGCAGAAGCGTTGCCGCGGGAGCCGTCGGCGTGTTCGTGCACTGGTTCGACTGGGCCGCCTACGCCTATCTCGCCGGTACGGTCGCGACCGTGTTCTTCCCGGACGAGAACAGCACCACAGGACTGCTCGCCGTGTTCGGCGTGTTCGCCGTGTCCTTCGGCATCCGGCCCATCGGTGCCATGGTGTTCGGGCCGCTCGGCGACCGGATCGGCCGCAAGCGCACACTGTCGCTGGTCATCTTCATGATGTCCGGCGCGACCCTGACCATCGGTCTGCTGCCCGGCTACGCCGCGATCGGGGTCGGCGCCCCGGTGCTCCTGGTGATCCTGCGTCTGATCCAGGGATTCGCGGCGGGCGGTGAGTTCGGCAGCGCGGCGAGCTTCCTCGCCGAGAGCTCCCCCCGGCGCCATCGCGGATTCGGGGTGAGCTGGCTTGAGGTCGGCTCCCTGCTGGGCTTCCTCGCCGGTTCGTGTCTCTACCTGCTGCTGTCGACGGGGCTCGACGAGGCCCAGCTGACCTCCTGGGGCTGGCGCGTCCCCTTCCTCATCTCCGCACCGCTCGGCGTCATCGGTTTCATCATCCGCAACAAGATCGAGGACACCCCCGAGTACCGGACGCTCGAGGCCAACGACGCCGTGCCGCGCACCCCCGTACGGGAGCTGCTCCGCCACCACAAGCGGCAGCTGCTCCAGGCGGCGGGCCTGATGGCGGCCATGCACGTGCCCTTCTACGCGGTGCTGACGTACCTGGTCACCTACGAGACCGACCACCTGGGGCACTCGGCCGGCAGCGCCGCCCTGCTGTCCACGGCGATCTCGCTGCTGGGGCTGGTGCTGGTCCCGGTGTTCGGGCTGCTGTCCGACCGCGTGGGACGCAAACCGGTCTTCGTCGGCGCCACCGCGGCCCTCCTGGTCGCCGCCACCCCCGCGTTCCTCCTCATGCGGACCGGGCTCGCCGGAACCTGGACCGCCGGACTGCTGCTCGGCGTGATCCTCGCCGCGATCCTCGGCACCTACGCCGTGTGGTCGGCGGAGATCTTCCCCACCCGCACCCGCCAGAGCGGCCTGTCCATCGCCTACAACCTCACTGCCGCCCTGTTCGCCGGCACGGTGCCGTACCTGATGACCGTGCTCATCTCCGCGACCGGCTCCACCCTGCTGCCCGGCCCCTATCTGATGGTGTTCGCCGCCGGCGGCCTCGTCGCCGCCCTGTCCCTGAAGGAGACCAAAGGGTCCGCCCTGCTGCGCCCCGAGGACGTCGCCGACGCGCCCTCTGCACCCCCTGAGCGCCACTAG
- a CDS encoding geranyl diphosphate 2-C-methyltransferase, translated as MFIPAPATPYQGDIARYWDREARPVNLRLGDVDGLYHHHYGIGDVDRGALGDTGDGAYEKKLIAELHRLESAQAELLLDHLGPIERDDTLVDAGCGRGGSMVMAHQRFGCRVEGVTLSAKQADFANQRARELGIEDHVHARVCDMLGTPFETGRAAASWNNESSMYVDLGDLFAEHSRILATGGRYVTITGCWNPRYGQPSKYVSLINAHFECNIHSRREYLRAMADNRLVPQAVIDLTPATLPYWELRATSSLVTGIEKAFINSYKDGSFQYLLIAADRV; from the coding sequence ATGTTCATCCCCGCCCCGGCGACCCCCTACCAGGGGGACATCGCCCGTTACTGGGACCGCGAGGCCAGGCCCGTGAACCTGCGTCTCGGCGATGTCGACGGCCTATACCACCACCACTACGGCATTGGAGACGTCGACCGCGGCGCCCTCGGCGACACCGGCGACGGCGCTTACGAGAAGAAGTTGATCGCCGAGCTCCACCGCCTGGAGTCGGCACAGGCCGAACTCCTCCTGGACCACCTCGGCCCGATTGAACGTGACGACACGCTCGTTGACGCCGGCTGCGGCCGCGGCGGCTCGATGGTCATGGCACACCAGCGCTTCGGGTGCCGGGTCGAGGGCGTCACACTGTCGGCCAAGCAGGCCGACTTCGCCAACCAGCGCGCCCGCGAACTCGGCATCGAGGACCATGTCCACGCCCGCGTCTGCGACATGCTCGGTACGCCCTTCGAGACCGGGCGGGCCGCGGCCTCGTGGAACAACGAGTCGAGCATGTACGTCGACCTGGGAGACCTCTTCGCCGAGCACTCCCGCATCCTCGCGACCGGCGGGCGCTACGTGACCATCACCGGCTGCTGGAACCCGCGTTACGGCCAGCCCTCGAAGTATGTCTCCCTGATCAACGCGCACTTCGAGTGCAACATCCACTCCCGCCGGGAATACCTGCGCGCCATGGCCGACAACCGCCTCGTACCGCAGGCCGTCATCGACCTCACCCCCGCGACCCTGCCGTACTGGGAGTTGCGGGCCACGTCCTCACTGGTCACGGGCATTGAGAAGGCGTTCATCAACTCCTACAAGGACGGTTCCTTCCAGTACCTGCTCATCGCGGCCGACCGCGTCTGA
- a CDS encoding flavin-containing monooxygenase has translation MSEETEVVVVGAGQAGVAMSEHLGAHGVPHIVLERHRIAERWRSERWDSLVANGPAWHDRFPGLEFSDVDPAVHPDAFASKDQIADYFVTYAEKIGAPIRCGVEVTSVRRPPGRPGFRVETSEGPIDARFVVAATGPFQRPVIPPIVPDGAVPAQIHSSAYRNPGQLPEGAVLVVGAGSSGVQIADELRRSGRRVLLSVGPHDRPAREYRGRDFCWWLGVLGRWDAETPPQGAEHVTIAVSGARGGHTVDFRALAADGIELVGLTASYDDGVLRFAPDLATNIALGDAKYLELLRAADEYVERNGLDLPEEPAAHVLGPDPAGVADPRLELDLAGAGVTSIVWATGFATDYSWLEVDAFDEHGRPDQRRGVSSEPGVYFLGLPWLSRRGSSFIWGVWHDARYVADHITTQRGYLAYGAGDRPGATPTAWKN, from the coding sequence TTGAGTGAAGAGACCGAAGTAGTCGTCGTCGGGGCGGGCCAGGCGGGCGTGGCGATGAGCGAGCACCTGGGGGCCCACGGTGTGCCGCACATCGTCCTGGAGCGGCACCGTATCGCCGAGCGGTGGCGGTCGGAGCGGTGGGATTCCCTGGTGGCGAACGGGCCCGCGTGGCACGACCGGTTCCCGGGGCTGGAGTTCTCCGACGTCGACCCCGCCGTCCACCCCGACGCCTTCGCCTCCAAGGACCAGATCGCGGACTACTTCGTCACGTACGCCGAGAAGATCGGTGCCCCGATCCGGTGCGGTGTCGAGGTGACCTCGGTGCGCAGGCCCCCCGGTCGGCCCGGCTTCCGGGTCGAGACGTCGGAGGGCCCCATCGACGCGCGCTTCGTCGTGGCCGCGACCGGACCGTTCCAGCGGCCCGTGATCCCGCCCATCGTCCCGGACGGCGCCGTTCCCGCGCAGATCCACTCCAGCGCGTACCGCAACCCGGGGCAGCTCCCCGAGGGCGCGGTGCTCGTGGTCGGGGCCGGGTCCTCGGGGGTGCAGATCGCCGATGAGCTGCGCCGGTCCGGCCGCCGGGTCCTCCTCTCCGTCGGTCCGCACGACCGTCCCGCCCGCGAGTACCGCGGACGCGACTTCTGCTGGTGGCTCGGTGTGCTCGGGCGCTGGGACGCGGAGACGCCTCCGCAGGGGGCCGAACACGTCACCATCGCGGTGAGCGGCGCGCGCGGCGGCCACACCGTGGACTTCCGCGCCCTGGCCGCCGACGGCATCGAGCTCGTGGGCCTGACCGCGTCCTACGACGACGGTGTGCTGCGCTTCGCGCCGGATCTCGCCACCAACATCGCGCTCGGCGACGCCAAGTACCTCGAACTCCTCCGGGCGGCCGACGAGTACGTCGAGCGCAATGGGCTCGACCTCCCCGAGGAGCCGGCGGCCCACGTCCTCGGGCCGGACCCGGCAGGCGTGGCCGACCCCCGGCTGGAGCTCGACCTGGCCGGGGCCGGGGTCACCTCGATCGTCTGGGCGACAGGCTTCGCCACCGACTACAGCTGGCTCGAGGTCGACGCGTTCGACGAGCACGGGCGGCCGGACCAGCGGCGCGGTGTGTCGTCCGAGCCCGGCGTCTACTTCCTGGGCCTGCCCTGGCTGTCCCGCCGCGGATCGAGCTTCATCTGGGGCGTCTGGCACGACGCCCGCTACGTGGCCGACCACATCACGACCCAGCGGGGCTACCTCGCGTACGGCGCCGGCGACCGGCCCGGCGCCACGCCGACCGCCTGGAAGAACTGA
- a CDS encoding DUF1028 domain-containing protein, whose product MTFSLVVRDGERFGIVASSSSPAVAARVAHLRPGVGAAASQNITDPTLGTSLLEELADHGDAERALAGVTGAARNATSIAYRQLTVVGRSGPGVAHSGSHTLGRYASATAEGAVAAGNMLCGEHIPGVLLDAYSAATGELEERLVIALKAAVAAGGEEGPVHSAGLAVVADVDWRVTDLRVDWADDPVDRLAELLAVWLPQRDDYVRRGLDPASAPSYGVPGDR is encoded by the coding sequence ATGACGTTCTCCCTGGTGGTCCGTGACGGCGAACGGTTCGGCATCGTGGCCAGCTCGTCCAGTCCCGCGGTCGCCGCCCGGGTCGCCCATCTGCGGCCCGGGGTCGGCGCGGCGGCTTCGCAGAACATCACCGACCCCACGCTCGGCACCAGCCTGCTGGAGGAGCTGGCGGACCACGGCGACGCGGAACGCGCCCTGGCCGGTGTCACCGGCGCGGCGCGCAACGCGACGTCCATCGCCTACCGTCAGCTGACCGTGGTGGGCCGCTCCGGGCCCGGAGTCGCCCACAGCGGGTCGCACACCCTGGGCAGGTACGCCTCGGCCACCGCCGAGGGCGCGGTGGCGGCCGGCAACATGCTGTGCGGTGAGCACATCCCCGGCGTCCTCCTCGACGCGTACTCCGCCGCCACCGGGGAGCTGGAGGAGCGGCTGGTCATCGCCCTGAAGGCGGCCGTCGCGGCCGGTGGCGAGGAGGGGCCGGTGCACTCCGCGGGCCTCGCGGTCGTCGCGGACGTGGACTGGCGGGTGACCGATCTGCGGGTGGACTGGGCCGACGACCCCGTCGACCGGCTCGCCGAACTCCTCGCCGTCTGGCTGCCGCAGCGGGACGACTACGTACGCCGTGGACTCGATCCCGCCTCCGCCCCCTCGTACGGCGTGCCGGGCGATCGGTGA
- a CDS encoding LacI family DNA-binding transcriptional regulator — translation MGARIGLKDVALRAGVSVPTASRVLSGVQRNVDPELALRVRNACEELGYRVNAAARALRIQSTDSLALVVPAIANAYFAELVSAYSRRLDLEGKRLVTIDTGESPETEQRQLGAMDRVLVDAVLVVPAAFERSGAAITELARSNRVVQVDRRARGVEAPSVRLDNAAGVRLLVEHLRARGRRSILMVDAQEDSSSSIERTAAFRALAGPDDRVLEMPNFTVASGTDAAKLLLANPGDTDAIICTADTVALGLLTALQHAGKRVPAEYAITSFDGTYLSDTAAPGLTTLGSTAERMVEASLALLDGGSDDVVLKPELVVRGSSG, via the coding sequence ATGGGCGCGCGCATAGGCTTGAAGGACGTGGCACTGCGCGCGGGGGTGTCAGTGCCGACGGCGAGCCGGGTGCTGTCCGGCGTTCAGCGCAATGTCGATCCGGAGCTGGCGCTGCGGGTGCGGAACGCCTGCGAGGAACTGGGCTACCGGGTGAACGCGGCGGCGCGGGCGCTGCGGATTCAGTCGACGGATTCCCTGGCCCTTGTCGTTCCGGCGATCGCGAACGCGTACTTCGCGGAGCTGGTGTCGGCGTATTCGCGCCGCCTGGACCTCGAGGGCAAGCGGCTGGTGACCATCGACACGGGCGAGAGCCCGGAGACCGAGCAGCGCCAGCTCGGCGCCATGGACCGGGTGCTGGTGGACGCGGTGCTCGTGGTGCCCGCGGCGTTCGAGCGCAGTGGCGCGGCGATCACGGAACTCGCGCGGTCCAACCGGGTCGTGCAGGTCGACCGCCGCGCACGAGGCGTCGAAGCGCCGTCGGTACGGCTCGACAACGCGGCGGGGGTCCGCCTGCTCGTGGAACACCTGCGGGCGCGGGGCCGCCGCAGCATCCTGATGGTCGACGCCCAGGAGGACTCCTCGTCGAGCATCGAGCGCACCGCCGCGTTCCGCGCGCTCGCCGGGCCGGACGACCGGGTGCTGGAAATGCCGAACTTCACGGTGGCGAGCGGCACCGACGCGGCGAAGCTCCTGCTCGCGAACCCCGGCGACACAGACGCGATCATCTGCACCGCCGACACGGTCGCGCTCGGGCTGCTGACGGCGCTTCAGCACGCCGGTAAGCGCGTGCCCGCCGAGTACGCGATCACGAGCTTCGACGGTACGTACCTCTCCGACACCGCCGCGCCGGGGCTCACCACCCTGGGCTCGACCGCCGAGCGCATGGTCGAGGCGTCCCTCGCCCTACTCGACGGCGGCAGCGATGACGTCGTCCTGAAACCCGAGCTCGTGGTCCGTGGTTCCAGCGGCTGA
- a CDS encoding M20 family metallopeptidase, giving the protein MGTSGPLKEAARRAVDRHAEELIRLSERLHADPETAWEEHRAAAAVPEPLDRAGFDVTASYLGLDTAFHARFGSGPVRIALCAEYDALPGLGHACGHNLIAASSVGAALGLAAVADDAGLTVEVYGTPAEEGGGGKIEMLDRGAFAGVDLAMMAHPAPVDVAEARPFAVSHSKISYTGRSAHAAAYPEAGVNAADAFTVAQVAIGLLRQQLPSSARVHGVVTHAGDAPNAIPERTTGRWYVRAETLAELAGLEPRVVRAFEAGALATGCELEIEPESKPYAEFRNDETALGHYRANALALGREFAPPGQAARMNRASTDMGNVSQVVPAIHPYIGIGSLPATNHQHEFAAFCVGGTAQRALLDGATALAWTGVDRSPARDAGH; this is encoded by the coding sequence ATGGGGACGTCGGGGCCGCTGAAAGAGGCCGCCCGGCGTGCGGTCGACCGGCACGCCGAGGAGCTGATCCGGCTCTCCGAGCGGCTGCACGCCGACCCGGAGACCGCCTGGGAGGAACACCGGGCGGCGGCCGCCGTACCCGAGCCGCTGGACCGCGCCGGATTCGACGTCACCGCGTCCTATCTGGGCCTGGACACCGCCTTCCACGCCCGGTTCGGCAGCGGGCCGGTCCGGATCGCGCTGTGCGCCGAGTACGACGCGCTGCCCGGCCTCGGCCACGCGTGCGGGCACAATCTCATCGCGGCGAGCTCGGTCGGCGCCGCGCTGGGCCTGGCCGCCGTCGCCGACGACGCGGGCCTCACCGTCGAGGTCTACGGCACCCCGGCGGAGGAGGGCGGCGGCGGCAAGATCGAGATGCTCGACCGGGGCGCCTTCGCCGGGGTGGACCTCGCGATGATGGCGCACCCGGCGCCGGTCGACGTCGCCGAGGCCCGTCCGTTCGCGGTCAGCCACTCCAAGATCTCCTACACCGGCAGGTCCGCGCACGCCGCGGCCTACCCCGAGGCCGGGGTCAACGCGGCCGACGCCTTCACCGTGGCCCAGGTCGCCATCGGGCTGCTCCGCCAGCAACTGCCGTCCTCCGCCCGGGTGCACGGCGTGGTGACCCACGCCGGGGACGCCCCGAACGCCATCCCGGAGCGGACCACCGGCCGCTGGTACGTCAGGGCGGAGACCCTCGCCGAACTGGCCGGGCTCGAACCACGGGTCGTGCGGGCCTTCGAGGCGGGCGCCCTCGCCACCGGGTGCGAGCTGGAGATCGAGCCGGAGAGCAAGCCGTACGCGGAGTTCCGTAACGATGAGACCGCCCTCGGCCACTACCGCGCGAACGCCCTCGCCCTGGGGCGGGAGTTCGCGCCGCCCGGGCAGGCCGCCCGGATGAACCGCGCCTCCACCGACATGGGCAACGTCTCGCAGGTGGTGCCCGCCATCCACCCCTACATCGGCATCGGCTCGCTGCCCGCCACCAACCACCAGCACGAGTTCGCCGCGTTCTGCGTGGGCGGGACGGCCCAGCGGGCGCTGCTCGACGGGGCGACGGCGCTGGCCTGGACCGGTGTGGACCGGAGCCCGGCCCGAGACGCCGGCCACTGA